The following coding sequences are from one Fusibacter sp. A1 window:
- a CDS encoding LPXTG cell wall anchor domain-containing protein, whose amino-acid sequence MKRKKTMETRSLSLIVAFLLLFSTIPNAVYAVGGADDPTSTEGIYPVFYSGNDGGGIQGDSVVKSVWHDYNGQIEYQISSDGSYLKWRAITHTVASVRVKGGNNYYEYNYDGIVSSDSKLRSPLNNGGKVPAISHFNIVIGDEIPQTTTTTQTTTEIPTTTQTTTEAPTTTETTTEAPTTTGTTTEAPTTESTTEAPTTESTTEAPTTTETTTEAPTTQTSTEAPTTTQTTTEAPTTTQTTTEAPTTTQTTTEAPTTTQTTTEAPTTTQTTTEAPTTTQTTTEAPTTTQTTTEEPTTTQTTTEAPTTTQTTTQTTTEAPTTTQTTTEAPTTTQTTTEAPTATETTTEAPTTTPPTTEAPATTQEPTTEAATETVTIAEADDLIVIQDEEIALGAVDLPINDSNVTEEEPEIILDLEIPLGSGTLPKTGESSPWQFYSLGTALISLGWVFKKK is encoded by the coding sequence ATGAAACGGAAAAAAACGATGGAAACAAGGTCATTATCATTAATAGTTGCATTTTTACTACTGTTTTCAACAATACCCAATGCCGTTTATGCTGTAGGAGGAGCAGATGATCCGACTTCAACTGAGGGGATCTATCCAGTTTTCTATTCCGGTAACGACGGGGGCGGTATTCAGGGTGATTCTGTTGTAAAAAGTGTTTGGCATGATTACAATGGTCAAATTGAATATCAGATCAGTTCTGATGGAAGTTATTTAAAATGGAGAGCGATCACACATACTGTAGCTTCGGTTAGAGTAAAGGGTGGAAACAATTATTATGAATATAACTACGATGGTATTGTAAGCAGCGATTCTAAGCTTCGGTCACCACTTAACAATGGTGGAAAAGTACCGGCGATCAGTCATTTTAACATTGTGATTGGTGATGAAATACCACAAACAACAACAACAACTCAAACGACAACAGAAATACCAACAACAACACAAACTACTACAGAAGCACCAACAACAACTGAAACTACTACAGAAGCACCAACAACAACTGGAACTACTACAGAAGCACCAACAACTGAATCTACTACAGAAGCACCAACAACTGAATCTACTACAGAAGCACCAACAACAACTGAAACTACTACAGAAGCACCAACAACACAAACTTCAACTGAAGCACCAACAACAACACAAACTACAACTGAAGCACCAACAACAACACAAACTACTACGGAAGCACCAACAACAACACAAACTACTACAGAAGCACCAACAACAACACAAACTACTACAGAAGCACCAACAACAACACAAACAACAACTGAAGCACCAACAACAACACAAACAACAACTGAAGCACCAACAACAACACAAACAACAACTGAAGAACCAACAACAACACAAACTACTACGGAAGCACCAACAACAACACAAACAACAACACAAACAACAACTGAAGCACCAACAACTACACAAACTACTACGGAAGCACCAACAACTACACAAACTACTACGGAAGCACCAACAGCAACTGAAACTACTACAGAAGCACCAACAACAACGCCGCCGACTACAGAAGCTCCAGCGACCACTCAGGAACCAACTACAGAGGCAGCGACTGAGACAGTAACCATAGCAGAAGCTGATGATCTGATTGTTATTCAAGATGAAGAAATTGCACTTGGTGCAGTTGATCTACCAATAAATGATTCGAACGTAACTGAAGAAGAACCAGAAATAATTCTAGACTTAGAGATTCCATTAGGTAGTGGAACATTACCTAAGACTGGGGAAAGTTCACCTTGGCAGTTTTATTCACTAGGTACCGCCTTAATCTCTTTGGGATGGGTATTTAAAAAGAAATAA